A part of Corynebacterium lactis RW2-5 genomic DNA contains:
- the sufC gene encoding Fe-S cluster assembly ATPase SufC produces the protein MSTLEIRNLHAQVLPTDETSKPKEILKGVNLKINSGETHAVMGPNGSGKSTLSYTIAGHPRYEVTEGEILLDGVNILDMEVDERARAGLFLAMQYPVEVTGVSMSNFLRSAATAVRGEAPKLRHWVKEVREAMSDLGIDPSFSERSVNEGFSGGEKKRHEILQLDLLKPKFAILDETDSGLDVDALRVVSEGINRYQDENNGGILIITHYQRILNYVKPDFVHVFHDGHFITSGGPELADDLEEHGYDKYINA, from the coding sequence ATGAGCACTTTGGAAATCCGCAACCTGCACGCGCAGGTGCTGCCTACCGACGAGACCTCCAAGCCGAAGGAGATTCTCAAGGGTGTCAACCTGAAGATCAACTCGGGCGAGACCCACGCAGTCATGGGCCCGAACGGCTCTGGCAAGTCCACGCTGAGCTACACCATCGCTGGCCACCCGCGCTACGAAGTAACCGAGGGCGAAATCCTGCTCGACGGCGTTAACATCCTCGACATGGAGGTCGACGAGCGCGCCCGTGCCGGCCTATTTCTGGCCATGCAGTACCCGGTCGAGGTAACCGGCGTGTCCATGTCCAACTTCCTGCGCTCCGCGGCCACCGCGGTTCGTGGCGAGGCTCCGAAGTTGCGCCACTGGGTCAAGGAAGTCCGCGAGGCTATGTCCGACCTGGGCATCGATCCTTCCTTCTCCGAGCGCAGCGTCAACGAGGGTTTCTCCGGCGGTGAGAAGAAGCGCCACGAGATTCTCCAGCTCGACCTGCTGAAGCCGAAGTTCGCGATTCTCGACGAGACTGACTCCGGACTCGATGTCGATGCTCTGCGTGTCGTGTCCGAGGGCATCAACCGCTACCAGGATGAAAACAACGGCGGCATCCTGATCATCACCCACTACCAGCGCATCCTGAACTACGTGAAGCCGGACTTCGTCCACGTCTTCCACGACGGTCACTTCATCACCTCTGGTGGCCCGGAGCTGGCGGATGACCTGGAAGAGCACGGCTACGACAAGTACATCAATGCTTAA
- a CDS encoding cysteine desulfurase, with translation MLNRDNLLNPSLREDFPILSRTVREGKKLVYLDSGATSQRPQQVIDAEVEFLTHHNAPVHRGAYQIAEEATDAYEDAREAIAGFIGADFDEIVFTKNATEALNMVAYTLGDDRAGKYQIGEGDEIVVTELEHHANLVPWQELARRTGATLRWYGVTDDGRIDLDSLELSDKTKVVAFTHQSNVTGAVADVKEMVRRAHAVGALIVLDACQSVPHMPIDVKELDVDFLAFSGHKMLGPSGVGALYGRAELLDALPPFLTGGSMIEVVTMERTTFATPPQRFEAGTMMTSQVVGLGAAVKYLQGLGMDNVVKHEHELTALALEKLQEIPGVSIIGPTTASNRGSAISFKVEGIHPHDLGQVLDDQGVCIRVGHHCAWPIHQILNAQSTARASFYVYNTPEEVQALADAIRHAQKFFGVAE, from the coding sequence ATGCTTAATCGGGACAACCTGCTCAATCCGTCGCTCCGCGAGGATTTTCCGATCCTTTCCCGGACGGTACGAGAGGGCAAAAAGCTGGTCTACCTCGACTCTGGCGCTACTTCTCAGCGCCCGCAACAGGTCATCGATGCAGAGGTCGAGTTTCTGACTCACCACAACGCACCAGTCCACCGCGGCGCGTATCAAATCGCGGAGGAAGCTACCGACGCATACGAGGATGCTCGCGAAGCAATTGCTGGCTTCATCGGCGCGGACTTCGACGAGATTGTCTTCACCAAGAACGCCACCGAGGCTCTCAACATGGTGGCGTACACCCTCGGGGACGATCGCGCCGGCAAATACCAGATCGGCGAAGGCGACGAAATCGTCGTCACGGAGCTAGAACATCACGCCAACCTCGTTCCTTGGCAGGAGCTCGCACGCCGCACCGGTGCAACCCTGCGTTGGTACGGAGTAACCGATGACGGCCGCATCGATCTCGATTCTCTCGAGCTTAGCGACAAAACCAAGGTCGTGGCCTTTACGCACCAGTCCAACGTCACCGGCGCTGTCGCCGATGTCAAAGAGATGGTGCGCAGGGCTCACGCTGTCGGAGCGCTCATAGTACTCGACGCTTGCCAGTCCGTTCCCCACATGCCCATCGATGTCAAAGAACTTGACGTAGACTTCCTGGCATTCTCCGGCCATAAGATGCTGGGGCCAAGTGGCGTGGGTGCCCTCTACGGCCGCGCTGAGCTGCTCGATGCTCTGCCTCCGTTCCTGACCGGCGGCTCGATGATCGAGGTCGTCACCATGGAGCGCACCACCTTCGCCACTCCTCCGCAGCGCTTCGAAGCCGGTACCATGATGACCTCGCAGGTTGTCGGGCTTGGTGCCGCGGTTAAGTACCTGCAGGGCCTCGGCATGGACAACGTCGTCAAGCACGAGCACGAGCTGACCGCTCTGGCGCTGGAGAAGCTCCAGGAAATTCCGGGCGTATCCATCATCGGCCCGACAACGGCCAGCAACCGCGGTAGTGCCATCTCCTTCAAGGTTGAAGGCATCCATCCGCATGATCTAGGCCAGGTCCTCGACGACCAGGGCGTGTGCATCCGAGTGGGCCACCACTGCGCGTGGCCGATTCACCAGATTCTCAATGCCCAGTCGACTGCCCGCGCCTCCTTCTACGTCTACAACACGCCTGAGGAAGTGCAAGCGCTTGCCGACGCCATTCGCCACGCCCAGAAGTTCTTCGGTGTCGCGGAATAA